The region TTCCAGATCAGCGAGAAAGTTGGGGATTACGCCCGTTACTTCGCCCCCATTTTTTAACACAGCATTGGCTACATTGCCCATAAGGCCAAAGCCACCCCCGCCATAAATAAGGCGGACGTTGTTTGCTGCCATTTTTTCGCCAAGTTCAATGGCTACTTCATTATAAATCGGGGTAACGCCGAGGCTCGACGCACAATAAACGACAATGCTCTGCATAGAAACACAAACGTTCGTTTGCTAAAAAGTACGAAAAATGGTAATTCAGCCTATTTATAAAAGTTTGTCAGCTAGCGCATCCATCGCTAGACCGCCAAACTGGCTGGAACTCATTAACAGGAAGACAGTAGCTGCTTCTCGCTGATCAATCAGAAAGTTTTGCAGCTCTTCGGGCTTATTGAACACATGTAAGCCTGGCTTGTTAAAGGCATTTAGCACATCAGTTGTCGATATAGCCTCTGGGTTTCTATCTGATGCGTTTTCGTCGAAGTAGACAACTCCAACATCAGCTGCGTCTAATGTGCCCTCATATTGATCAAGAAACGCTTTATTCAAACTGCTGAAGGTAGATAATTCAACAACCGCCACTACTTTTCTACTAGTATACTGGTGCTTTACTGCTTCGGTAGTTGCTTCCACTTTAGCTGGTGAATGAGCAAAATCGCGATATAGAACTCGTCCGCCCTTTTCGGCAACTTTTTCCAGTCGCATAGCCACCGGCTTAAAGGTTGGGAGGGCTTCATAGAACTGCTCTTCGGTAATGCCTATTCGGTCGCAGACGGTCATAGCACCCGCAATATTTTTCAGGTTATGCTGGCCAAATACCTGTACCGGAACCCGTGCTCCTTTTTTGGTCACCAGAATTGTTTTGCCTTCAACCGTTGTAGCCGGATGTGGCAGGTAAGGAATCTTGGTGATATCGGCACGCTCTTTTTGTCCGATCACATCAAGCATATCAT is a window of Spirosoma linguale DSM 74 DNA encoding:
- a CDS encoding Mur ligase middle domain protein (PFAM: Mur ligase middle domain protein; cytoplasmic peptidoglycan synthetase domain protein~KEGG: dal:Dalk_2211 UDP-N-acetylmuramate), giving the protein MSQVIHFISIGGSAMHNLALTLQQQGYTISGSDDEIYDPSRSRLQKHGLLPAEMGWFPEKIHSGLTAVIVGMNAHKENPELVKALELGLPIYSYPEFMYQQSQQKQRIVIAGSHGKTTITAMILHVLKFHNRNFDYLVGEQIDGFETMAKLTPDAPVIILEGDEYPSSPIDAQPKFLHYQPHIALISGIAWDHVNIYPTWDEYVDAFELLAEAMPKAGILIFDESDDMLDVIGQKERADITKIPYLPHPATTVEGKTILVTKKGARVPVQVFGQHNLKNIAGAMTVCDRIGITEEQFYEALPTFKPVAMRLEKVAEKGGRVLYRDFAHSPAKVEATTEAVKHQYTSRKVVAVVELSTFSSLNKAFLDQYEGTLDAADVGVVYFDENASDRNPEAISTTDVLNAFNKPGLHVFNKPEELQNFLIDQREAATVFLLMSSSQFGGLAMDALADKLL